Proteins encoded within one genomic window of Bradyrhizobium sp. CB1717:
- a CDS encoding FAD-binding oxidoreductase has protein sequence MSPPLNRINSDERLPAQVDVVVIGGGVIGVSAAYHLAKKGHSVALVEKGHVGGEQSSRNWGWCRQQGRAREEIPLAREALRLWEDMQNDAGVDAGFRRTGVLFLTKSKDELAGWERWAAIAREQQVHSTVLTPAEVAERLPDNADKWVGGLHTPSDGRAEPSMAVPALATAARKHGVTIHQGCAARGLETTGGRVSAVVTEKGTIRTQSVLLSGGAWSSLFCRRHGIELPIGLVNATACRTTPGPEITLGALGTDFYCIRRRLDGGFTLALRNRGTVELSPDLFRYARTFWPTYLHRKNGLKLSFGKSFFDQLMRGTSWSFDKPSPFEAERVRDPAPDMSLVTAALAALIKSNPELKDIEIAEAWGGTIDCTPDTIPVISPVDALPGFFLATGFSGHGFGIGPAAGKLAADIVTGSTPLVDPAAYSHKRMIDGRRLAPVSPF, from the coding sequence ATGTCCCCGCCGCTCAACCGTATAAATAGCGACGAACGCCTGCCGGCGCAGGTGGATGTCGTCGTCATCGGCGGTGGCGTGATCGGCGTCTCCGCGGCCTATCATCTCGCGAAGAAGGGCCATTCCGTCGCCCTCGTCGAGAAAGGTCATGTCGGCGGCGAGCAGTCGAGCCGCAATTGGGGCTGGTGCCGCCAGCAGGGCCGCGCGCGCGAGGAAATCCCGCTCGCGCGCGAGGCGCTGCGGCTGTGGGAGGACATGCAGAACGACGCCGGCGTCGATGCCGGCTTTCGCCGCACCGGCGTCCTGTTCCTCACCAAGAGCAAGGACGAGCTCGCCGGCTGGGAGCGTTGGGCCGCGATCGCGCGCGAGCAGCAGGTCCACTCCACCGTGCTGACGCCGGCCGAGGTCGCCGAGCGCTTGCCTGATAATGCCGACAAATGGGTCGGCGGCCTGCACACGCCGAGCGATGGCCGCGCCGAGCCGTCGATGGCCGTGCCGGCTCTCGCCACTGCTGCGCGAAAACACGGCGTCACCATCCATCAGGGCTGCGCCGCGCGCGGACTGGAGACGACCGGCGGGCGGGTCAGCGCCGTCGTCACCGAGAAGGGCACCATTCGCACCCAATCCGTGCTGCTGTCGGGCGGCGCATGGTCGTCGCTGTTCTGCCGCCGTCACGGCATCGAGCTGCCGATCGGCCTCGTCAATGCCACCGCATGCCGGACCACGCCGGGGCCGGAGATCACCTTGGGCGCGCTCGGCACCGACTTCTACTGCATCCGCCGCCGCCTCGACGGCGGCTTCACGCTGGCGCTGCGCAACCGCGGCACGGTCGAGCTGTCGCCCGATCTGTTCCGTTACGCGCGCACCTTCTGGCCGACCTATCTGCATCGCAAGAATGGACTGAAACTGTCGTTCGGCAAGTCGTTCTTCGACCAGCTCATGCGCGGCACGAGCTGGAGTTTTGACAAGCCGTCGCCGTTCGAGGCCGAGCGCGTGCGCGACCCGGCGCCGGACATGTCGCTGGTCACCGCCGCGCTCGCGGCGCTGATCAAGTCGAATCCCGAGTTAAAGGACATCGAGATCGCGGAAGCCTGGGGCGGCACGATCGACTGCACCCCGGACACCATTCCCGTGATCTCGCCGGTCGATGCACTGCCGGGCTTCTTCCTCGCGACCGGCTTCTCCGGCCACGGCTTTGGCATCGGCCCGGCGGCCGGCAAGCTCGCCGCCGATATCGTGACCGGATCGACGCCGCTGGTCGATCCCGCCGCCTACAGTCACAAGCGCATGATCGACGGCCGCCGGCTCGCGCCGGTCAGCCCGTTCTGA
- a CDS encoding glyoxylate/hydroxypyruvate reductase A, whose amino-acid sequence MTVLYKANTVRGAEWARFFAERAPDMPFRLWPDIGDPAEVRYLVTWVPPDDIATTFPNLELVFSVGAGVDQFDITKLPPHVPLVRMMEPGITDRMVEYACMSVLALHRDLVQFIAQQRDQVWRELPATYTSERRVGVMGLGLLGQAVLERLKSFGFSLSGWNRSPREIDGVTCYAGADALPDFLGQADILVCLLPLTSETRGILNAKLFARLPRGARLLNVGRGGHLVEADLIAALDSGVLSAAVLDVAEPEPLPAGHPFWTHPRILLTPHIASTTKPETAVDYVLDTIARHRRGEALPGRVDRMRGY is encoded by the coding sequence ATGACGGTTCTCTACAAGGCCAACACGGTGCGCGGCGCGGAGTGGGCGCGTTTCTTCGCGGAGCGCGCGCCCGACATGCCGTTCCGGCTCTGGCCCGACATCGGCGATCCCGCGGAGGTGCGCTATCTCGTGACCTGGGTACCGCCGGACGACATCGCGACGACGTTCCCCAATCTCGAGTTGGTCTTCTCGGTCGGTGCCGGCGTCGACCAGTTCGACATCACCAAGCTGCCGCCGCATGTTCCGCTGGTCCGCATGATGGAGCCCGGTATCACCGATCGCATGGTCGAATATGCCTGCATGTCGGTGCTGGCGCTGCATCGCGATCTCGTGCAGTTCATCGCCCAGCAGCGCGATCAGGTTTGGCGCGAGCTTCCGGCGACGTACACGAGCGAGCGGCGTGTCGGCGTGATGGGGCTCGGCCTGCTCGGTCAGGCGGTGCTCGAACGGCTCAAATCGTTCGGCTTCTCGCTTTCCGGCTGGAACCGTTCGCCGCGCGAGATCGACGGCGTCACCTGTTATGCGGGCGCGGACGCCTTGCCGGATTTCCTGGGGCAGGCCGACATTCTGGTCTGTCTGCTGCCGCTGACCTCGGAAACGCGCGGTATCCTCAACGCAAAGCTGTTCGCGCGCCTGCCGCGCGGTGCGCGGCTGCTCAATGTCGGGCGGGGCGGGCATCTGGTCGAGGCGGACCTCATCGCGGCGCTGGACAGCGGTGTGCTGTCGGCTGCCGTGCTCGACGTCGCCGAGCCCGAGCCGCTGCCTGCGGGGCATCCGTTCTGGACTCATCCGCGCATTCTCCTGACGCCGCACATCGCCAGCACGACAAAGCCGGAAACGGCGGTCGATTATGTGCTTGATACCATCGCGCGACACCGCCGCGGCGAGGCCTTGCCGGGACGTGTCGACCGCATGCGTGGTTACTGA
- a CDS encoding ABC transporter ATP-binding protein, which yields MSIGANASDQIVAEAQAPVLSVAGLTTSFMLERQWVPVVRNVSFEIAPRETVAIVGESGSGKSVTALSIMRLVPKEIGRVEGRVTLAGRDLLTLPEASMKDIRGNDVAMIFQEPMTSLNPVLTIGFQIAEALIQHRGLSRAAAEAETVRLLDRVRIPAAKSRFHEHPHRFSGGMRQRVMIAMALACKPKLLIADEPTTALDVTIQAQILELLKELQQEEGMSILFITHDMGVVAEIADRTVVMYGGQAVETDTTSRIFAAPAHPYTRALLAAVPRLGSMDGRQRPMRFPIVDKATGTSDEPMETPDTVSIAERPLLEVSNLTTRFPIRSGLFGKVSGRVHAVENVSFTLRAGETLALVGESGCGKSTTGRSILKLLEPDSGTVLIDGQDVLAMNGRTLRDFRKHMQIVFQDPFASLNPRMSVGTAIAAPLLANGLATAAQARDKVADLLVRVGLAADMAARFPHEFSGGQRQRICIARALALGPKLIVADEAVSALDVSVKAQVVNLMLDLQASMGLAYLFISHDIAVVERMSHRVAVMYLGEIVEIGPRASVFGDPQHPYTKKLMAAVPVPDPSRRGTKREASNDEIRSPMRAPDYQPPVRQYREVSPGHVVQVWGEEWSA from the coding sequence ATGAGCATCGGCGCTAACGCATCCGACCAGATCGTTGCCGAGGCGCAGGCGCCGGTGCTGTCGGTTGCCGGCCTCACCACGTCCTTCATGCTCGAGCGGCAATGGGTCCCCGTCGTCCGCAACGTCTCCTTCGAGATTGCGCCCCGCGAAACCGTGGCGATCGTCGGCGAGTCCGGTTCGGGCAAGAGCGTCACTGCGCTCTCGATCATGCGGCTCGTTCCGAAGGAGATCGGCCGCGTCGAGGGCCGCGTCACGCTCGCCGGGCGCGATCTCCTGACGCTGCCCGAAGCGAGCATGAAGGACATTCGCGGCAACGACGTTGCCATGATCTTCCAGGAGCCGATGACGAGCCTCAATCCGGTGCTCACCATCGGCTTCCAGATCGCGGAAGCGCTGATCCAGCATCGCGGCCTGTCGCGCGCGGCGGCAGAGGCCGAGACCGTCCGTCTGCTCGATCGCGTCCGTATCCCGGCGGCGAAGTCGCGCTTCCACGAGCATCCGCATCGTTTCTCCGGCGGCATGCGCCAGCGCGTGATGATCGCGATGGCGCTGGCCTGCAAGCCGAAGCTTCTGATCGCCGACGAGCCGACCACCGCGCTCGACGTCACCATCCAGGCCCAGATCCTGGAACTGCTGAAGGAGCTTCAGCAGGAGGAGGGGATGTCGATCCTCTTCATCACTCACGATATGGGCGTGGTCGCCGAGATCGCGGATCGCACCGTGGTGATGTATGGCGGGCAGGCGGTGGAGACGGATACCACCTCGCGCATCTTCGCCGCGCCCGCGCATCCCTATACCCGTGCGCTGCTCGCGGCCGTGCCGCGGCTCGGCTCGATGGACGGGCGCCAGCGGCCGATGCGTTTTCCGATCGTCGACAAGGCGACGGGCACATCGGACGAGCCGATGGAGACCCCCGATACGGTCTCGATCGCCGAGCGGCCGCTGCTGGAAGTCTCAAACCTCACCACGCGCTTTCCAATCCGCTCGGGCTTGTTCGGAAAAGTCTCGGGCCGCGTGCACGCGGTCGAGAACGTCTCCTTCACCCTGCGCGCCGGCGAGACGCTGGCGCTGGTCGGCGAATCCGGCTGCGGCAAGTCGACGACGGGCCGCTCCATCCTCAAGCTGCTCGAGCCCGACAGCGGGACGGTCCTGATCGACGGTCAGGATGTTCTCGCCATGAACGGCCGCACCTTGCGCGATTTCCGCAAGCACATGCAGATCGTGTTTCAGGATCCGTTCGCGAGCCTCAATCCGCGCATGTCGGTGGGAACGGCGATCGCGGCCCCTCTGCTCGCCAACGGCCTCGCCACTGCCGCGCAGGCCCGCGACAAGGTTGCCGATCTGCTCGTGCGTGTTGGTCTTGCGGCCGACATGGCCGCGCGTTTCCCGCATGAATTCTCCGGCGGCCAGCGCCAGCGCATCTGCATTGCGCGCGCGCTCGCGCTCGGACCGAAGCTGATCGTCGCCGACGAGGCGGTGTCCGCGCTCGACGTCTCGGTCAAGGCACAGGTCGTCAATTTGATGCTCGACCTCCAGGCCAGCATGGGCCTCGCCTATCTCTTCATTTCCCACGACATCGCGGTGGTCGAGCGGATGAGCCATCGCGTCGCGGTGATGTATCTCGGCGAGATCGTCGAGATCGGCCCGCGCGCTTCGGTGTTCGGCGATCCGCAGCATCCCTATACCAAGAAGCTAATGGCGGCAGTGCCGGTGCCAGACCCGTCGCGCCGCGGCACCAAGCGTGAAGCCTCCAACGATGAGATCAGAAGCCCGATGCGCGCACCGGATTACCAGCCGCCGGTACGGCAATATCGCGAAGTATCGCCAGGACACGTCGTCCAGGTCTGGGGCGAGGAGTGGTCGGCCTGA